From the genome of Canis lupus familiaris isolate Mischka breed German Shepherd chromosome 20, alternate assembly UU_Cfam_GSD_1.0, whole genome shotgun sequence:
TGCTGGCGGCGGCGCTGGCCCAAGGGGTGCCCCCTCCGTGCTCGCTCGTCCCCCACCCCGGAACCGCCCTTCTCCTTGCTCCAGGGAGGAGGACATGCTGGACATGGCACCCCTTCTTCAGGAGAACTCCCGGCTGGGCTGCCAAATCGTGCTGACGCCCGAGCTGGAGGGGGCCGAATTCACCCTGCCCAAGATCACCAGGAACTTCTACGTGGACGGCCACGTCCCCAAGCCCCACTGACGCGGGCAGCCGGGCCACCCCGACGCCCGCGGCCCCAGGGCCAGGACTGGAGGAATAGCCACGGGGCCAGCGCAGCCCAGGGCGTGGACAGGCCCCAGAGATGCTGGAAGCAACCAGAAGACCAAAGCCCCTGCCTCAGAGAGACCCCGTGCCCCGGCGCCGGTTGGGTGGGGGGACCCAGCCGTGCTGGGGCAGCCTCCCCCACACTCCTGAGAATCAGTATGTAGAGAAGGGTGGAATCTGCCCGGAAAGACAATAAAACTCTCGCACACCTCCAGTATCTCGACTgtcctgggggggcggggggcaggcccTGCGTCTCCTGCACCCCCAACTCTCCCCTCCCAAGGAGCGACGGggccgcgggggtggggggaggacgcCTCGCCTCGGGCGCACACCCGGCGCCTCCCGGGAGGAGAGGCCGTGGGAGCCGAGCGGAGCGCACGTgcagccctggccccgcccccccggcggAGGGATTTGGAGGGATCCGGGCTGGCCCGCCGGGGTGCGAAGGCTGCCAGAGTGGGAGCCAGGCCGCCGGAGGGTGGGGGCCGGGACCCGGACGCCCAACCCCACTCGCCCCGCCCAGGTGGGGCTCGTCGCGGCCTCGGCCCGAGCGCCCCCACCAGGCACGCCCGCTGCACTCAGGTGGGGCTCATCggtgggctggggtgggcggggccggcgcAGTTAGGGAAGTGGGGCTGGGCCGGGCGCGATGGAGGCCGCGCCCGTCTCAGACTTCTCGAAGCTGCAAGAGCTGCTGGCGCCGCCGTGTCTGGACCCTAAGTCGCCCCGGGGGGCGTCCCCCGCTCAGCAGGCACCAAGGACCCCAGGATGCCCCAGAACCAATGGCAGGTGCGTTAAGGAGCGGCCCCTTCCCCGAACCTGACCCAGTGGTCAAAGGGTCATGGCCCCTGGTTCCTGGGGTTATCCAGGGGTCACAGTGTTAGTTTCTGGTACTTAAAAAGAAGAAGTTCTGGTCCTCAGAGGTCCGTGGGGTCAGCTGGGGTTCAGAGGCCACGCAATTCCCCTCAGCCCAGGTCTTTGAGGACTACGTAGGTGCTGCCCTGGGAAGGGGGTGACCACACTGTCCCTTATCCCCAGGTCCTTCTGGCCTGCACGCCAGGACTCGGTCACTGCCCTGCGTTTCCTCCAAGAAACAGCAGAGGGGCTGGTCCAGACCCCTGCCTGGGACACCCAcaccctggggccctgctggGAGCTGAAGGCCTTGGAGACTCTGGGACCCTCGCCTCTGGCAAGGGATGCCAAGAACATGCTGACCCCAGTCAGCCAGCCGAGCTGCAGCTTGGGGTCCCCGGAGGCTCCCCCAGCCCCCGCAGCCCTACCCCGGAGGAGACCCCGGAAGCAGTCAAAGCCCCACCAGGGCGCTGAGAAAGTGGACCCCCGGTTCGAGGGGGTGACCCTGAAGTTCCAGATAAAGCCGGATTCCAGCCTACAGATCATACCCAGCTACAGGTAGGGGCTGGCCCAGAGGAGGGTGCCCTTTTGCAAGTTACAGTGAtaatggtgggggcaggggcctgggtcCCCCGGGGCCTCCAGGCATCTGCTCACTAGTAGCGCCCCGTCTCTGAGCGATCCCTCAGGCTGGTGCCggccccagccctgctgccaTGACCCAACAACGTCCTGGTCTGGGCGTAGGTCCTCTTTATGAGATGGGCCTGATCATACATGCAGAGGGCTGCCGCCACTGTTATTTTTCCCAGTAATGATAATGACCACCATCTGTCAGGAACAACTGAGAGGTAACAGGTAGCACTGGATATATCTGGGCTCACTGAAGCCTTGTGAAGCCCATTTTGCAGATTCGGAAGCTGAGGTGCAGAGGAGGAGATGGCttgtccagagtcacacagccGGGCGCGGTGGCGCGCGCCTGTAGTCCCAGCTACTcgggaggctgaggcaggaggaTCGCTTGACCCCAGGAGTTCTGGGCTGTAGTGCGCTATGCTGATCGGGTGTCCGCACTAAGTTCGGCATCAATATGGTGACCTCCTGGGAGCGGGGGACTACCAGGTTGCCTAAGGAGGGGTGAACCGGCCCAGGTCAGAGTCACACAGCGAGGACTTGGGAGAAATAGGATCTCAAACCGTCAGGCTGGCCCAGACTTCCCACCTCTTCACGTGATAACCATTGTTATCATTCCTAACAAGAGGCAAGGCCAGGCCTTTCAGATGTCAGATGcctccttggggggggggggggaatgctcCAGATCCTGACAGTAAATCACCACCAAGGGGCCACTGCCTGGGACCAATACAGATCCCCCAATGCTAACTCCTGTCTACTCTCCAGCCTGGCCTGCGGTAGCCGCGCTCAGGCTCCCTCTACAGGCCCTGCCGGGGGCCCTGAGGTCAACTCAGGAGGCGCCGAGGCCCTGGGTGAGTCCTGGTGACTGAAGAGCTATAAATAtttggggaagggggggcagtttcccattctctctttcttcccatcctGCTTCCCCATTTAGACCCATCCAGAAGGAGTCATGGtgcacctccctccctccactcgggctgagtcacccccacccccggtttCCTCCTCTGCTTAGCTTTGCCATCTGTCTCCCTTGCTGGCTTTTCCTCCGTCTTAGCTCTGCTAATACCCAGGGCCGGCCCAGAGCCAGGCGGGGCCTTCCCAGAGATGCCAGCAAAATGCCCCACGTGCACAGGCCTCCTGAGCCCAGACCCTGGGCCTCTGCCCCCTTACCCTTTCACCTCTCCCCCCTTCAGGGCCACGGTGCTGTGCTTCCTGTAGAACCCAGAGGACCCCACTCTGGAGAGATGCAGAAGATGGGACCCCTCTCTGCAATGCCTGTGGTATCAGGTCCtcaggatggagggaggagtTTGGATGCTTAGCCAGGGTGGGGAAGCCCGCACCCTTGGGGAAAGTGGCTTCCCGTGTGGTCATTTCTGGGCCTCTGCTGCATTCTGATGTCGGTTTCTCGTACCCCCACCCCAGGTACAAGAAGTACGGCACCCGCTGCTCCAGCTGCTGGCTAGTACCCAGGAAAAGTGTCCAGCCCAAGAAGTTATGTGGCAGATGTGGGGTGTCCCTGGGCCCCCACCAAGGCCCAACTCAGGAAGGGTAAGCCAGCCCTTCCTCACCCAGCTGAGCCTGTCCTGACTCAGTTTCTCCAGGGGGGAGATGGGCAGAAGCCCTTCCGGGAGGAGTGAAGATGAAGCTGGGGTCTTCGGGGGTCCAGcctgcctcttctctgccccctccctttcAGGGATCCCAGGTGGAAGACCCAGGCATCAGGCTCCAGAGTCCCCATCTCAGGGGGCCACTgtccccctccctgggccctgggccaatCAGGGTTGGCTGAGCCTCCCCTCAGAAAACGTCCTCAGCAATGACACTCATATTGTGAACAGCAGtaacaataaagaacaaaactgtGAGAAAGAGCGCTGTGACTTGGGGATTCCACCTCATGCACACTTAGACCCCTCTCCCCGGCGCCAGGAACATGAGGGCAGGTGTCTTCTCACTAGGATTCCAAGGGACACACATGCGACTGCATGTGGGACATGCACAGGGACCGGCCCTCTCCCTGCAGAGAGTTAGCCATGTTAGCCATGTTCACCGCAGCCGGTACAGGGCAACAGCTGGGGACAGGTGGGGACAAATAACAGGTAAGACTGACACCCAGAGTGCCTGGCTCGCTAGGTCAGTACAGTgggcaacttttgatctcagggtgtaggtttgagccccaccttgggtgtagagattacttaaaaaaataaaatctggatagctcagtcggttaagcatctgccttccgctcaggtcatgatcccaggctccggGGGATCGGGGATCCAGCtctgtggggtgcctgcttctcccgctccctcagCTCCCCAACCCCGCGCTTGTGCTCTCTagctctcaagtaaataattaaatctttaaaaaaaatcttaaaagacacaaaacagatACACATGTGTGAGCTGACACACATTTACATCCATGCAAGACACATTGACGAACTCTCATGTGCTGACACAGGAGACACACAGACCACACACTAGCCAGAAACATGCGCTCACGGACACACATCTGATAGACATGTGTGTCAATGGACGCATGACGGATACACGTGTATGGTACAGATCCATATGTCAACGCACAGGAAACACACCTAGGTAATACATGTTGGCACacagggatacacacacacacacacacacacacacacacacacactggtccCTTTGTCAGCTCCACCCCTGCCTGCAAAATGtcaccttcctccatcttcatGCATATCAGTCCTTTCTGTGTCCCGCTCCCCCTCTTTCAAGATCTCTCTAACCCCACCAAAAGGTGTGCGTAGCCTGAAGCCAAAAGCCACATGGGAGAAGGAGGTCCTGGCCAGagctcagctctgccactgtCACCAGAACACACAGGGTACCAGTGCTTACTGGGAGGACTGGTGGGATGCAGCCAGGGTGGGGTTGGTCTCCCATGGCCCTGAGTGAGACCTGCCTGGCCACCTACGCCAGAGGGTGAGCCCCTGGGAAGCCCCCTTCATCTCTCTTGGGTGAGCCTGTGGGGAAGGCCTGGGTCCAGATTTCTCAGCCTTCAGATCCCTGACCCACTTACTTCCAGTATTCCTCAGCTCAGAACACcctcccccatgtctctcatAGCTGCTGCCTTCTCAttctttggtggggggaggggaacagcCCCACACCACATATTCAGCGCAGCCTGCCTTAACCACCCAGTCTAAAGTAGATACCTCACTCCCTTGCTATGTCAGGCTCGAGTTCAGCTCTTCACTGGTCTCCCTCTTAGAACCTACCAGAATTCGGGAGCACCTGATGGCTCAGATAAGCagcagccttcagctcaggtcatgatctcaggttcctgggattccatgttaggctccctgttctgcggggagtctgcttctccctctgcctctccaccccactcatggtctctctctcaaataagtaaaatcttaaaaaaaaaaaaaaaaaaaagtcgtctCTCTATTGCTCTGAGGTTATTTCATTCATGTTCATCTTCCCACCTGGACCATAACTTCCGAGATCCAAGGCCACAACTGTGTCCCTGACCCTAAGAGGCCACCCCAGTGCCCAACATGAAGTTCTTTGGGGGATACACATTAAGACTTGCATGTGCAAGTCTCAGACTGTGTCCCTGTGAACTCatggctggttttttttttttttaagattttatttatttattcatgagagacacacagagagaggcagagacacaggcagagggagaagcaggctccacacagggagcctgatgtgggactccatcccggaatggggattgcgccctgagccaaaggtagacgctcaaccactgagccacccaggtgtcactcaCAGCTGTTTTTACCACtattcagcatttattgagcaactactgtgtgccaggccccaaTGGGGACATTTACGGTGAATAGAACAAAGATCCCTGCTCAAGTGAAGCCAATATTCTAAAGTGACAGTAAAcaaatattcaattaaatatctaatagaggggtgcctgggtggcttagtcggttaagcatcagccttcaggtcaggtcatgatcctggggtcctgggattgagccctgtgtcctcaagctctctgctcagcagggagcctgcttttccctctgcctccctctccctctgtttgctggccccctgcttgtgttctctttcaaataaaatctttaaaaaaatgattatctaATAGAATGTCAAGTAATGATTGATgctacagagaaaataaagtctGCAAGGAGATAAGGGGTTGGAGGGCTACCTTAGTGATGGTTCTTTGTAGAGAGACCTGAGGGTAAGGAACCAGCTATGGGACTTTGAGGAATAGATAGTCCAGGCAGAGAGAATGGCAAAAGCAAAGGCCTCAT
Proteins encoded in this window:
- the ZGLP1 gene encoding GATA-type zinc finger protein 1 isoform X2, with amino-acid sequence MEAAPVSDFSKLQELLAPPCLDPKSPRGASPAQQAPRTPGCPRTNGRSFWPARQDSVTALRFLQETAEGLVQTPAWDTHTLGPCWELKALETLGPSPLARDAKNMLTPVSQPSCSLGSPEAPPAPAALPRRRPRKQSKPHQGAEKVDPRFEGVTLKFQIKPDSSLQIIPSYSLACGSRAQAPSTGPAGGPEVNSGGAEALGPRCCASCRTQRTPLWRDAEDGTPLCNACGIRYKKYGTRCSSCWLVPRKSVQPKKLCGRCGVSLGPHQGPTQEGDPRWKTQASGSRVPISGGHCPPPWALGQSGLAEPPLRKRPQQ
- the ZGLP1 gene encoding GATA-type zinc finger protein 1 isoform X1, with the translated sequence MEAAPVSDFSKLQELLAPPCLDPKSPRGASPAQQAPRTPGCPRTNGRSFWPARQDSVTALRFLQETAEGLVQTPAWDTHTLGPCWELKALETLGPSPLARDAKNMLTPVSQPSCSLGSPEAPPAPAALPRRRPRKQSKPHQGAEKVDPRFEGVTLKFQIKPDSSLQIIPSYSLACGSRAQAPSTGPAGGPEVNSGGAEALGPRCCASCRTQRTPLWRDAEDGTPLCNACGIRSSGWREEFGCLARVQEVRHPLLQLLASTQEKCPAQEVMWQMWGVPGPPPRPNSGRGSQVEDPGIRLQSPHLRGPLSPSLGPGPIRVG